The following coding sequences lie in one Schistosoma mansoni strain Puerto Rico chromosome 3, complete genome genomic window:
- a CDS encoding putative zinc finger protein has translation MQINVEPDVFEQFHKLKQLHKPVGSDSEFLSFIVSHIQKCCYKNESCNPTVQALPNGTSLRSCPECKFSAGTSEQLWDHFESVHPDEGSFSCTCGDSYNRLPLFLRHYVDCPVASTDLEDPRRNFASLKDGRRILPSILHSTCDGGVVGTKLGQPNVYHPYRQSTVSSAPGPSGDKPYGCPKCYKGFKSKSLLDQHMHLHFPPRYKCRWCGNVYRWPPVYYHHKQRCKKRPVISMGDIGHASDYRCLNGSIMKVEDSQMHVDHISTRQTAFNRFMNAPGVSFTQELANDNIIQNVPVIGDDAANCSLTCLCTESFLNVPSYLEHATICPKVVSASSVFENLANRALSTSNNLGFRSPRQRNSISNFRELPPEYLSQLKDTTLIHSNPGGIFSCNMCGKEFNSKLSLKQHVDGKHRAEGKYLCGTCGKRYRWGASFYYHKKTCAGPVSCVLSSQTPELVTTHT, from the exons ATGCAAATCAATGTTGAGCCTGATGTCTTTGAGCAATTTCACAAGTTGAAGCAATTACACAAGCCAGTTGGGAGTGATAGTGAATTTCTCTCTTTTATCGTCTCTCACATTCAAAAGTGTTGTTACAAAAATGAAAG TTGTAACCCAACTGTTCAAGCTCTTCCGAATGGCACGTCGCTACGGTCATGCCCAGAGTGCAAATTCTCAGCTGGGACATCTGAGCAGCTTTGGGATCATTTTGAAAGTGTTCATCCCGATGAAGGGAGCTTCTCTTGTACATGTGGAGACTCTTATAACCGTTTGCCGCTGTTTTTGAGGCACTATGTAGATTGTCCGGTAGCATCTACTGACTTAGAAGATCCTCGTCGCAATTTTGCCTCACTTAAGGATGGACGAAGAATTTTACCTAGCATCCTTCATTCTACATGTGACGGTGGTGTCGTGGGTACGAAATTGGGTCAGCCTAATGTCTATCACCCTTATCGCCAGTCTACAGTATCGTCTGCTCCAGGTCCATCAGGTGACAAGCCATATGGCTGCCCAAAATGTTATAAGGGTTTTAAAAGCAAATCTCTACTAGATCAACACATGCATCTCCATTTTCCTCCTCGCTACAAATGCCGATGGTGTGGTAATGTATATCGTTGGCCACCTGTTTATTATCATCACAAGCAACGGTGTAAAAAGCGTCCAGTCATTAGTATGGGTGATATCGGACACGCTTCGGACTACCGTTGTCTTAATGGTTCAATTATGAAAGTCGAGGATTCCCAAATGCATGTTGATCATATTTCAACCAGACAAACCGCATTCAACCGTTTCATGAATGCACCAGGAGTTTCTTTTACTCAAGAACTGGCGAATGATAACATCATTCAGAATGTTCCAGTCATCGGAGATGATGCAGCTAACTGTTCGCTAACATGCCTATGCACGGAAAGCTTTTTGAATGTCCCTTCCTACCTTGAGCATGCAACTATATGTCCAAAAGTTGTGTCGGCGTCCTCTGTGTTCGAAAATCTTGCTAATAGAGCCCTATCTACTTCAAACAACTTAGGATTCAGATCTCCGCGGCAAAGAAATTCTATTTCAAATTTCCGGGAATTACCGCCGGAATATCTTTCACAACTAAAAGACACAACTCTAATACACTCTAATCCTGGTGGTATTTTTTCGTGTAACATGTGTGGCAAGGAGTTCAACTCCAAACTGTCCCTCAAACAGCATGTAGATGGCAAACATCGTGCTGAAGGTAAGTACCTCTGTGGAACTTGTGGTAAACGATACCGTTGGGGTGCCTCGTTTTATTACCACAAAAAAACATGCGCCGGGCCTGTGTCTTGTGTACTCAGTTCTCAAACTCCTGAGCTTGTGACCACACACACTTGA